The genomic interval ATGGTACTCAGGTTCCAAGGAAAAGCAGTTTTCCAAAAATGATGAATCCGCAGCAATACGCACAGTATGTATTTGACGGTTATACCAATGCTGGAAAAACCATTGCAGCAGGAACAAATTATGGTTCAGGTACAGTACCTACATTGCCAGATTACCTGGTTGCAGGTGGAAAAACCGGTCAGGAAATTACCGCTGCTGATTATGACCCGTCAAAATATAACTACAGCCGCGATCCTGCTTTATTCTATCAGATCACCAAAGCAAACAAACAGGGAACTAACTGGTTTGACGAAATTACAGACGTTGCTCCGGTTCAGAATTATCAGTTAAGTGCTACTGGTGGTGGAGAAAATGCGACCTATACTTTTTCAGGTGGTTACCTGGATCAGAAAGGAACAATCAAATATACAGGCTTTAAGCGTTATAATTTCAGGTCTAATACGAACATTTCAGCCTTTAACAAAAGAGTACGTTTTGGTGAAAATGCGCAGTATAGTTATTCTGAAGGTTATGGTTTGGGTGTAAATCCAAATACATCCGGAGATTATCAGGATCAGGGAAGTGCAATAGGCTGGGCATACCGTATACCAACTATTATTCCGGTTTATGATATTAACGGAAATTTTGCAGGAAGCCGCGGCAGCCAGTTAGGTAATGCTGAAAATCCACTGGCTTTCCTTTATCGTGCAAAAGACAATAAAAACAAAAGTAACTTCTTCTTTGGAAATGTATATGCTGAAGGAGATATTATACCAGGACTTGTTTTAAAAACAAATTTTGGTCTGCGTTACGAGAACTTTAACGGGGTAACTATGCGTTATCCAAACCTGGAATTCTCGGAAGGGAACAACTCTAATAACCTGGGTGAGTATATGGGTTATAATACAGAATGGACGTGGTCAAATACTTTGAACTATAGTAAAGTTATTAATGAGAAGCACAGACTGAATGTATTACTTGGTACAGAGGCTATCAAATCTAAATCCCGTCAGTTAAATGCAGGAAGAAATGATTTCTTCCTTTTAGGAAATCAGGATTATTATTATTTGAACACTGGTTCTTCTAATATCAGTAACTCTAGTTATGGTGCAATTGGATCACTTTTCTCTTTATTTGGTAAAGTTGATTATTCTTATAATGACCGTTACTTATTCAGCGCTATACTTCGTCGTGATGGTTCTTCTAATTTCGGAGCGAACAACAAATATGGTTATTTCCCGGCAGCAAGTGCAGCTTGGAGAGTTTCTGAAGAGGACTTCATGAAAAGTGTTAAATGGATCTCTGATTTCAAATTCCGTGTAGGTTATGGAGAAACAGGGAACCAAAGAATTCCTTCTAATCAGTATCTGAACAGATTTCAGAGTTCTATCGCGAATTCAGCTTATGCTCTTGGTGGCGGAAATAGCTTAACTACTGGTGTTTGGCAAAATGCTTATCAAAACCCGGACATCAAATGGGAATCTGTGAAATCCCTTAACGTAGGTATTGACTTTACATTGTTTGACGGTGCATTTGACGGATCGGCAGACTGGTATAATAAAAAAACCACAGATATGCTTTATAATTTGCCACAACCTTCAACTGTAGTTGGATTGGGTAATTCACCATATGTAAATATTGGTGATATGAGCAATAAGGGTGTTGAGTTTAACGTTGCTTATCATTATGGAAAAAAATCAGACAGCCCTTTTAAATTCGATATCGGCCTGAATTTCTCTAAAAACGAAAATAAAATTGTAAAGCTTGCTCCTGGTATTTTCAACCAGATTTATGGCAACTACAGAAGTTTACAAACAAGTGTATTACAAGAAGGCGCTCCTTTTGGTTCATTCTATGGTTACCAGACTGCGGGAATTTATCAAAGTGCAGCAGATATTGCAAACAATCCTTCTTATGTTGGAGCCAGGGTAGGTGGTTTACGTTATGCTGATATCAATGGTGATGGCGTAATTGATGCTAAAGACCGTACAATTATTGGAAATCCAAATCCGGACTTCACTTATGGTATCAATTTAAATGCTTCTTATAAAAACTGGGATCTTGCAACCTTCTTCTACGGCGTTCAGGGAAATGATCTTTTTGAAGCAACACGTTACTTCACAGATTTCCCATCATTTGACGGTGCAAAAAGCACAAGATTGTTAGGTGCCTGGAGCCCAACGAACACTTCAAGCCAGATTCCTTCTGCTTATACCGGAGCCTCTGATCTTGAATATACTTCTTCAAGCTACTATGTACAAAAAGGCAGCTTCTTCAGAATGAAGAATATCCAGATCGGTTATTCAATTCCAACAGCTAAAGCATTTGGTCCAAAATCAGGCATCAGCAGAATGAGAGTTTACGTAAGCGCAACCAACCTTTTCACGATCACCAAATACACTGGTCTTGATCCGGAAGTTAGTCAGACCAGAGATGCTTCTGCTGCTGTTGGAAATTCTGGACCACCAGCTGATACATTCTCAGCACTTGGCGTTGATAAGGGAGTTTATCCTTCACCTCGTCAGTTCCTAATTGGTATAAATGTTGGATTTTAATTAAAAGATACAAAGATGAAACACTTAAAATATATTTTCTTATCCTTTATAATTTGCAGTACGCTATCCTGCAAGAAGTCATTTCTGACGGTTCAGCCCCAGGGAGAGCTGACAGGAGAACAAATAACGACACAGGATGGTGTTGAAGGTTTACTTATCGGTGCTTATGGCTTACTAAATGGTAATGTAAACGGTACATGGGGCAATTACGGTGCTGCTCCAAGCCAGTGGTTATTTGGTGAGGTTGCTTCTGACAATGCCCATAAAGGGAGTAGCAATGGTGATCAGCCAAATATGAACGCGATAGAAAGACACGCACCAACGAGTACAAATGATAATTTAGCAAATTTATGGGACAGATGTTATGAAGGTATTCAGCGCTGTAACAACACCCTGAAAATTTTAGCTAACCTGCAAGCTGGTGGTGGTGCTGCAAAATTTAGTGATGCACGTGCTAAAGAAATCGAGGGTGAAGCCAAAGTACTTCGTGCTCATTATTATTTCTTTTTAGTAAGGGTGTTTAAAGTTGTTCCTTATGTTACTGAAACTACTGTAAGTGGAACTATCATACCAAACGACAAGGATATTTATCCTAACATTATCGCAGATCTTCAGACAGCAGTAGCAAATCTGGGTACAACAAAACCAAAAGGTCAAAAAGCGCGTATGGATAAATTTGCCGCACAAGCTTATCTTGGAAAAGTATTCTTATATCAGAAAAGATATGCTGAGGCCTATGCACAGTTTAATGCTATCATTGCAGCAAAACCAAGTCTTATCAACTTACCTTATTCAGATAACTTCGATATCACTAAAGAAGATGGTCCGGAATCAATTGTTTCTGTTCAGAATTCTGTAGGAACAGATGGTACAGGTGGAGATAACGGAAACGTGGGTGATATGTTAAACTTCCCTTCCGGAAGTGCACCGATCAACTGCTGTGGTTTCTTCCAGCCAACAATTGACCTGGCTAACGCGTTCAAAGTTGATGCTGCTGGTTTACCATTACTAGATGGAAGCTACCGTACCAATCCATATATTTCTGATTTAGGATTAACAACAGATCAAAAGAAAACCTATGTATTGAATACTGCTTTAGCTTTAGACCCAAGGATTGAGTCTACTTTAGGCAGAAGAGGTACTCCTTATCGTGATTGGGGTGTAATGCCTGGTGATGCCTGGATTCGTGATGCGAGTAATGGCGGACCATTTTTACCGATTAAAAACACAATTGAAGTTTCTCAGCTGGCCAGCGGAACAGCTCCGGGAAGTCCAAACGTAACCGGATTAAACATTAACCTGATTCGTCTTGCTGATATTTACCTGATGGCAGCAGAGTGTGCTGTAGAAACAGGTGATCTTGGAACAGCATTAACCCTGGTCAATGCAGTGAGACAACGCGCAGCAAAAATAACACCTCAATTAGCGAACGGCGCACCTACAGCAGCTTATAAAGTAGGTCTTTATCCTTCTTTCCCTAGTGTTGATTATGCTAGAAATGCAGTTCATTTTGAACGCAGATTAGAATTGGCATTGGAAGGTCACAGATTCTTTGACCTTGTACGCTGGGGTGTTGCAAAAACAACACTGGAAAGCTACTTTAACTTTGAAGGTAAATACTTCGATTACCTGAAAAACATTTCGCTTAAACCACGTGATGAGTATTGGCCATTACCACAAGATCAAATTGACAGAAGTCAGGGTAAGCTGGTACAAAGCCCTGGTTACTAACTCACAAATGGCTTAGCCATTCAAATAAACATTAATTCATTAAAACCCGCTTATATTCAAGCGGGTTTTTTTAATTTAGTTGTATGAAGCATTACAAATTAATTCTCTGGTTCTCTCTCCTGTTTTCCCTTCAAACAATGGCTCAGGATCTCAAAAAATACGATAAAGGCAGCTTTATTGACGGCAAAGACAGTATCTCCTATCGTATCCTATTCCCCGAACACTTCGATCCAAAACAAAAATATCCCGTCCTGTTTTTCCTTCACGGCAGCGGAGAACGCGGAAATGATAACGAAAAGCAATTAGTACACGGTGGCAAGCTCTTCCTTAGAAACGATATCCGTGAACAATATCCCGCCATCATAATTTTCCCTCAATGTTCAGAAGACAGTTACTGGGCTAATGTGCAGTTTTCTTCAGATTCTACCGGAAAAAGAATCTTTAATTATCAAAAAAAAGGAAAACCTACAAAAGCGATGAAGGCCCTTTTAGGAATGATCGATAATATTCTTGATAAACCCTATATCGATCACCAGCAAGTTTATGTTGGCGGACTTTCTATGGGCGGTATGGGAACCCTTGAACTTTTGAGACGTAAACCTAAAACATTCGCCGCTGCCTTTTCAATATGCGGAGGTGACAACATTGCAAACGTTGAAAAATACAAACATGTTCCCCTTTGGATTTTCCACGGTGGAAAAGATGATGTGGTACCACCAGCAGGATCTACAGCAATCGCTAACCAGTTAAAAATTATTGGTAAAGAAGTGAAATTTACGCTTTATCCTGACGCAAATCACAACAGCTGGGATTCCACTTTTGCAGAACCCAAGTTACTTCCGTGGTTGTTTAGTCACAAGAAGTAGTTCTGAGAAGCAATCCTGCAAGGTTTTCCTTAAAGCAATTCTTAAAGTGCTTTTTATAAACAATCCAGCAAGGTTTTCCTTAAAGCAGTTCTTAAAATTAATCCATAATACAAAAAAAAGATCGCTGGCAGTTTTCTTCTGACGTTCATGAAGAATGAACAATGTCAGAAAACTATCCAGTGATCTTTTTTTTTGACACCCGGCTTATTTCTGCGATTGGCCAGGGGTTTCTTCTCTTTCTTTCTTTCTTTCTTTCTTTCTTTCTTTCTTTCTTTCTTTCTTTCTTTCTTTCTTTCTTTCTTTCTAACCTTCCCAACCCCTCCAAATTCGGATGCGAATAAAAAAAACCAGGAAGTAAGTTTTCTGACATTGTTCATTCTTCATGAACGTCAGAAGAAAACTACTTCCTGGTTTTTTTTATACTCAGAGGATATCCCCCTTACTTTTACTCAGCCATATTATTATAAACAGCCTGTACATCGTCATCCTCTTCCAACTTGTCAATCAGTTTGAAAACATCAAGCGCCTGTTCTTCTGAAATAGGCGTTGTGGACATTGCAATTCTTTCCAATTTCGCGCTTTTCATTTCAAAGCCTAAATCTTCCAGCGCCTTTTGCATCTTACCAAAATCCTCAAAAGCTGTCTGAACAACTGCAATATCGTTACCCTCTTCATCAGACTCCAGATACAACTCTTCCAAACCAGCGTCAATCAATTCAAACTCCAGTTCTTCCAGATCCTTGTCACCCGGTATAAATCTAAAAATAGACTTGCGGTTGAAAATGAAATCAAGGGAACCTGTTTTTCCTAAAGAACCACCGGTTTTACTAAAGTAACTACGTACGTTAGCTACCGTTCTGTTCGTATTGTCGGTAGCAGTTTCGATTAATATAGCTACCCCATGAAGTGCATATCCTTCATATACATGCTCCTCGTAACCATTTTCATCCTTATTAGAAGCCCTTTTAATTGCAGCATCCACTCTGTCTTTCGGCATATTTACCGCTTTAGAGTTTTGGATTGCTGTACGTAAACGTGAATTCGTATCAGGATTAGGACCACCGTCCTTTACTGCCATTACAATCTCTTTCCCTATACGGGTGAACTGCACGGCCATTTTAGCCCAACGCTTAAATTTTCTTTCTTTTCTAAACTCAAATGCTCTTCCCATGGTATAAATTATAGAGGTCTACCCTATCTTTTTTAAATTGTTTAACATATCAATCGTCAGTTTTGACAGATCAAATTCAGGCTTCCAACCCCAGTCGCGTCTTGCAATCTGATCATCCATTGAACGGGGCCAGCTTGAAGCGATCTGTTGACGGGGATCATCAGCAGTATAAGTTAATGTAAATTCCGGAATATGTTTCTTTATTTCCGCTGCCAAAGTTTCAGGCGTAAAACTTACACCAGCAAAATTATAGCTCGAACGAATAGAAATACGGTCTGCCGGAGCATCCATCAATTCTATGGTTCCACGGATCGCATCATCCATGTACATCATTGGTAATTCTGTATCTGCAGAAAGGAAAGAAGCATAATTCGCTTTCTTTAATGCATCATGGAAAATATGGATGGCATAATCCGTTGTACCACCACCCGGAGCAGCTTTCCAGCTGATTAAACCTGGGTAACGGATACTGCGCACATCAAGACCAAATTTCTGATGATAATACTCACACCATCTTTCACCTGCTAATTTACTGATTCCGTAAACCGTATTTGGATCCATCACACAGTATTGTTCAGTCTGATCCTTCGGAGAGTTAGGCCCGAATACCGCAATGGAGCTTGGCCAGTAAACTTTGGCAGTTTTATAGACAATCGCCAGGTCAAGAATGTTCAGCAGACCGTTCATATTCAGGTCCCAGGCAAGCTTTGGATTCTGCTCACCGGTAGCTGATAATAACGCAGCCAGCAAATAAACCTGGCCAGGTTTATATTTATTAAATATGGTATTTAAAGTATCCTTCTCTAAAACATTAACGAACTCAAAAGGTCCTGAATTCTTGATGTCATAATCAGGACGTCGGATATCACAGGCCACTACATTGTCTTCACCATAAGTTTTGCGCAGTGCAGTCACCAGTTCAGTTCCTATCTGCCCATTAGAGCCTAATACTAGTATTTTTTCGGTCATTGGTCTTTTGATTTTGGCAAAGGTAAAAAATTGCACGAAACCTGTTAAAAAATGTTTTTACATAGCTATTGTTTATATTTAATGAGTGCTGCAAAAACAGCCCTTAAAAGGGTGTTTAGACATCCTTTTGCTAAATCCTTATTTAGAATGAATATAGGGTGTAACAAAAGCAAGAATATTGAGAATTAAATATCATTTTTTTGTTTGTTCCGTCTATTTTTTTTCTATTTTTAGTAGTTGATAGTGTATAAACAACACCTTAAATAACCAAATATCAAAGTATGGAAAGAAGAGACGCAGTCAGAAACATTGCCTTTTTAATGGGAGGCGCATTATCTGCTACTACAATCGGAGTATTTCTTGACAGCTGTAACACCCCTTCTGCCAAGAAAGGATCGGGACTATTTTCAGCAGATCAGGACCAGTTGATCACTGAAGTAGCCGACATTATTATCCCATCTACAAAAACACCAGGTGCAAAAGCAGCAGGCGTTGGACCATGGATTTCAATGATGGTGAGAGATTGCTATCCTAAAGAAGCGCAAGACGTTTTTGTTAAAGGCCTTGAAGATCTGGAAGCCCGTTCTAAAAAACAATACAATAATTCATTCCTTAAAATTTCTGTAAAAGAACGTGGAGAATTACTTGGAAAAGTAAGAGATGAGACCGTTGCTGCTCAGAAAGCTGATGGCGAAAAAGCCGCAGCCGCAGAAAAAGCGAAAGGAACTGGAAAAGCATTAACAAATACTGTTAAGGCTGCTAAATATGGACCACAAGGCCCATCTTACTTTTTTGCCATTGCGAGAGATTTAACTATGTTAGGTTATTTCACCTCAGAAATCGGCGCTACACAAGCGTTAGAGTACATTGACGTTCCCGGCCGTTACAATGGCTGTGTCGATTTAAAACCTGGACAAAAAGTTTATTCTTCTTAATCTATTTACAAAACACATGAATTTAAACACAAAAGCAACCGCACAAAATACATACGATGCTATCGTAGTCGGATCAGGAATAAGTGGAGGATGGGCAGCAAAAGAACTTACTGAAAAAGGACTTAAAGTTCTCTTGCTTGAACGCGGCAGAAACGTCGAGCATATCAAAGATTATACTACAGCAATGAAAAAACCATGGGAATTTGAACACCGTGGTAAATTAACTGAAGTACAAAAAGAAGCACACCCGGTACAAAAGCGTGATTATCCTTACCAGGAATTCAATGAGAGCTTTTGGGTGAATGACCACGAATGTCCATATACAGAAGTCAAACGTTTTGACTGGTACCGCGGATTTCACGTAGGTGGAAAATCATTGATGTGGGGCCGTCAAAGTTACCGCTTCAGTGACCTGAACTTTGAAGACAATAAAAAAGATGGCCATGGTAATGACTGGCCAATCAGATATAAAGACTTAAGCCCATGGTATGACCATGTAGAAAAGTTTGCAGGAATTAGTGGTCAGGTAGAAAACTGGCCTGCTTTACCTGATGGACACTTTCTTCCGCCAATGGAAATGAATTGTGTAGAGAAAGATGTGAAGAAACGAATAGAAGATAAGTGGAAGAAATCACGTATTATGACTATTGGCCGTACAGCCAATCTGACTGTTCCCCATGGAGGAAGAGGAAGTTGTCAGTACCGTGACAGATGTAGCAGAGGATGTCCTTTTGGTGCTTATTTCAGTACACAGTCTTCTACCCTTCCAGCTGCTGTAGCTACTGGAAACCTGACTTTACGCCCTTTCTCTTTAGTTGATCATATTGTTTATGACAAAGAAACACAGAAAGCAACAGGTGTAGTCATCATAGATTCAGAAACGAAAGAAAACATAGAGTATTTTGCAAAGATTGTATTTGTAAATGGCTCTACTTTAGGTAGTACCTTCTTATTGTTGAATTCAACTTCTGCTGAGCATCCTAATGGTTTAGGGAATGCGAGTGGTGAGCTTGGACACAATTTAATGGATCACCATTTCCGTTGCGGTGCTTCGGGAGATGCAGAAGGTTTTGACGACAAATATACTTATGGCCGCAGGGCAAATGGTATTTATGTACCGAGATACCAGAACATGGGTGGTGATAAACGTGATTATTTACGTGGATTCGGTTATCAGGGTGGTGCAAGTCGTACAGGATGGCATAAAGATGTAGCTGAACTTGCTTTTGGTGGCGACTTTAAAGATCTGATGACGCAGCCAGGTGCCTGGAAAATGGGATTAGGTGGTTTCGGTGAGTCTCTTCCATACCATGAAAACAGGGTTTATATTGATAAAACCAAAAAAGATAAATGGGGAATGCCGGTATTGGCTATTGACTGTGAGTTTAAAGGTAACGAAGAAAAAATGCGTATTGACATGATGAACGATGCAGCAGAAATGCTGGAAGCAGCAGGAATCAAGAATATACAAACTTATGATGCGGGATCAACTCCAGGTATGGCTATCCATGAGCAAGGAACAGCCCGTATGGGAAATGATCCTAAAACCTCCGTATTAAATAAATGGAACCAGATGCATGAAGTTAAAAATGTATTTGTAACGGATGGATCTTGTATGCCATCGATTGCTTGTCAAAATCCTTCGCTGACTTTTATGGCTTTGACAGCCAGAGCCGCAGATTTTGCAGTAAGTGAACTAAAAAAAGGTAATCTTTAATGAACGGTAAAATAAGAATGGGGATGATCGGTGGCGGTAAAAATGCTTTTATAGGCGCCGTCCACCGTATCGCAGCCAATATAGATGGTCAGATAGAACTGGTTTGCGGAGCTTTAAGTTCCAATCCTGAAACCGCTAAGGAATCGGGCGAATTATTGTTCCTGGCAGCAGACAGAAATTACGGGACTTACCAGGAGATGATCGAAAAAGAGAGTCTCCTGCCTGCAACTACAAGAATGCATTTTGTAACTATTGTTACGCCTAATTTTGCACATTTCGCGCCTGCAATGCTGGCATTGGAACATGGTTTTCATGTGGTGATTGACAAGCCGATCAGCTTAACACTGGCAGAAGCTAAACTACTCAGAGATAAGGTATTGGAAACAGGTTTGACTTTAGCGCTTACCTATACGTATTCTGGTTACCCGATGGTTAAGCAGGCTCGCCAGATGGTGAAAGATCATGCTTTCGGAAAGATCAGAAAAATCCTGGTAGAATATCCTCAGGGCTGGTTAAGCTTACCTTCTGAACGTGACGGCAATAAACAGTCTGCGTGGAGAACCGATCCTTCGAAAAGTGGGATCAGTGGCTGTATGGGTGACATCGGAACACATGCTGCACAGCTTGCCGAATATATTTCAGGCCTGGAGATTACAAAAATCTGCGCGGACCTGAATATTATGGTAGATGGCCGTGCGCTTGATGATGATGGAAATGTATTGCTAAAATTCAGCAATGGCGCCAATGGAGTTCTAGTGGCTTCACAGATTGCTGCGGGAGAAGAAAATGCACTGAAAATTAAAGTTTATGGGGAAAAAGGAAGCCTGGAATGGCACCAGGAAGAACCAAATACGCTGAAAGTAAAATGGCTGGATGCACCAAGTCAACTGTATCGTGCGGGACAAGGTTATTTAACCCCGGCAGCACAATTTAATGCAAGAACACCAGCCGGACACCCGGAAGGTTATTTAGAAGCTTTTGCTAACATTTACCGGAATTTCGCGTTAACTTTAAAAGCAAAGCAGCAAGGTGAAACCCCTACCCCGGAGATGTTAGATTTCCCTGGCGTAGAGGATGGTGTACGTGGAATGGCATTTATAGAAAATGTAGTAGCCTCAGGGCTGTCAGATCAGAAATGGTTTGATTTTAAAATATAAATAACGATGACAACAATTAAAGGACCAGCAGTTTTTTTAGCCCAGTTTATTGGAGACCAGGCCCCGTTCAATTCCCTTGACGGGATTTGTCAGTGGGCAGCAGATTTAGGATTTAAAGGTATACAAATGCCAACCCTGGATAACAGATTTATTGACCTGCAGCAAGCGGCAGAGAGTAAAACCTATGCGGATGAATTGAAAGGAAAAATCAATTCATATGGTCTGGAAATTACAGAACTTTCTACGCATATCCAAGGTCAGTTAGTGGCAGTTAATCCTGCTTATGACAAGGTATTTGATGGTTTTGCACCGGCTGCTTACCACAATAATCCTGCAGCCAGAACAGAATGGGCAGTACAGCAGCTGAAATATGCGGCAAAGGCTTCTCAGAATCTTGGTTTGAATGCACATGCTACTTTTAGTGGCTCTCTTTTATGGCATATGTTCCATCCCTGGCCACAAAGACCAGAAGGATTGGTAGAGGAAGGTTTTAAAGAACTTGCCCGCCGCTGGTTACCGATATTAAATGAATTTGATACTTGTGGTGTGGATGTTTGTTATGAGATCCACCCGGGTGAAGATTTATTTGACGGGATAACTTATGAGATGTTTTTGGAGCAGGTAAATTTCCATCCAAGAGCATGTTTACTATATGATCCGTCACACTTTGTATTACAACAACTGGATTACATCCAATATATTGATCTTTATCATGAAAGAATTAAAGCTTTCCATGTAAAGGATGCAGAATTTAACCCAACTGGCAGACAAGGTACTTTTGGCGGTTACCAAAGCTGGGCAAACCGCGCAGGCCGTTACCGTTCTCCCGGAGATGGACAGGTAGATTTCAAAACGATCTTCAGTAAACTGGCACAGTATGATTTTAAAGGCTGGGCAGTAATGGAATGGGAATGCTGTATTAAAGATTCTGAGACTGGTGCAAGAGAAGGTGCTGAGTTTATTAAAAACCACATCATTCCGGTAACAAGCAGAGCATTTGATGATTTCGCTGCGACAGGTGCAGATTCAGAATTCAACAAACAAATATTAGGTATAAAATAAAATAGTAAAACACAAACACACAAACGAATGAAACCTGAATGAGCTTACCTTTTATAATCAGGATAAAAAGCTCATGAAAGCTTCATAATCATTAATAACAATAAGAACATTATGAAAAAGACACTGTTAATTTTGGGATGTATTAGTTTAGCGATAGCTTCTTGTGGAAACCCGGGTGCTACTACTGAAGGATCAACTACAGCAGCTTCAACAGATACTGAAACTACGGTAAAAGCACAAACTCCATCAGAAATGTTGCCTGGTGAGAAACTAATAGCTACAGCAGATTGTATTGGCTGTCATAACAAAACTCAAAAAGTAATCGGGCCTGCATATGTAGATATCGCAGCAAAATATCCTTCAAGCGAAGAAAACATCAATAAATTAGCTGATGTAGTT from Pedobacter sp. WC2423 carries:
- a CDS encoding SusC/RagA family TonB-linked outer membrane protein yields the protein MQRNLPLFKRVLLLLCLGLSFAIGAMAQSKITGKVIGSDDKLPVIGASIKIKNAPGGTTTDGNGAFALLVKPTDVLVVSFVGYGSKEIPVGKQTNISVILLADNNNLTEVIVTGYSSQRKKDLTGAVAVVNMGLLKAQPAASAVEALQGKATGVQIINDGAPGSTPQIRIRGISTINNNEPLYVIDGVPFEGKLSWLNQNDIESLQVLKDASSASIYGSRANNGVVIITTKKGVAGAPKITLDSYYGTQVPRKSSFPKMMNPQQYAQYVFDGYTNAGKTIAAGTNYGSGTVPTLPDYLVAGGKTGQEITAADYDPSKYNYSRDPALFYQITKANKQGTNWFDEITDVAPVQNYQLSATGGGENATYTFSGGYLDQKGTIKYTGFKRYNFRSNTNISAFNKRVRFGENAQYSYSEGYGLGVNPNTSGDYQDQGSAIGWAYRIPTIIPVYDINGNFAGSRGSQLGNAENPLAFLYRAKDNKNKSNFFFGNVYAEGDIIPGLVLKTNFGLRYENFNGVTMRYPNLEFSEGNNSNNLGEYMGYNTEWTWSNTLNYSKVINEKHRLNVLLGTEAIKSKSRQLNAGRNDFFLLGNQDYYYLNTGSSNISNSSYGAIGSLFSLFGKVDYSYNDRYLFSAILRRDGSSNFGANNKYGYFPAASAAWRVSEEDFMKSVKWISDFKFRVGYGETGNQRIPSNQYLNRFQSSIANSAYALGGGNSLTTGVWQNAYQNPDIKWESVKSLNVGIDFTLFDGAFDGSADWYNKKTTDMLYNLPQPSTVVGLGNSPYVNIGDMSNKGVEFNVAYHYGKKSDSPFKFDIGLNFSKNENKIVKLAPGIFNQIYGNYRSLQTSVLQEGAPFGSFYGYQTAGIYQSAADIANNPSYVGARVGGLRYADINGDGVIDAKDRTIIGNPNPDFTYGINLNASYKNWDLATFFYGVQGNDLFEATRYFTDFPSFDGAKSTRLLGAWSPTNTSSQIPSAYTGASDLEYTSSSYYVQKGSFFRMKNIQIGYSIPTAKAFGPKSGISRMRVYVSATNLFTITKYTGLDPEVSQTRDASAAVGNSGPPADTFSALGVDKGVYPSPRQFLIGINVGF
- a CDS encoding YebC/PmpR family DNA-binding transcriptional regulator; protein product: MGRAFEFRKERKFKRWAKMAVQFTRIGKEIVMAVKDGGPNPDTNSRLRTAIQNSKAVNMPKDRVDAAIKRASNKDENGYEEHVYEGYALHGVAILIETATDNTNRTVANVRSYFSKTGGSLGKTGSLDFIFNRKSIFRFIPGDKDLEELEFELIDAGLEELYLESDEEGNDIAVVQTAFEDFGKMQKALEDLGFEMKSAKLERIAMSTTPISEEQALDVFKLIDKLEEDDDVQAVYNNMAE
- a CDS encoding NAD-dependent epimerase/dehydratase family protein translates to MTEKILVLGSNGQIGTELVTALRKTYGEDNVVACDIRRPDYDIKNSGPFEFVNVLEKDTLNTIFNKYKPGQVYLLAALLSATGEQNPKLAWDLNMNGLLNILDLAIVYKTAKVYWPSSIAVFGPNSPKDQTEQYCVMDPNTVYGISKLAGERWCEYYHQKFGLDVRSIRYPGLISWKAAPGGGTTDYAIHIFHDALKKANYASFLSADTELPMMYMDDAIRGTIELMDAPADRISIRSSYNFAGVSFTPETLAAEIKKHIPEFTLTYTADDPRQQIASSWPRSMDDQIARRDWGWKPEFDLSKLTIDMLNNLKKIG
- a CDS encoding prolyl oligopeptidase family serine peptidase encodes the protein MKHYKLILWFSLLFSLQTMAQDLKKYDKGSFIDGKDSISYRILFPEHFDPKQKYPVLFFLHGSGERGNDNEKQLVHGGKLFLRNDIREQYPAIIIFPQCSEDSYWANVQFSSDSTGKRIFNYQKKGKPTKAMKALLGMIDNILDKPYIDHQQVYVGGLSMGGMGTLELLRRKPKTFAAAFSICGGDNIANVEKYKHVPLWIFHGGKDDVVPPAGSTAIANQLKIIGKEVKFTLYPDANHNSWDSTFAEPKLLPWLFSHKK
- a CDS encoding RagB/SusD family nutrient uptake outer membrane protein — its product is MKHLKYIFLSFIICSTLSCKKSFLTVQPQGELTGEQITTQDGVEGLLIGAYGLLNGNVNGTWGNYGAAPSQWLFGEVASDNAHKGSSNGDQPNMNAIERHAPTSTNDNLANLWDRCYEGIQRCNNTLKILANLQAGGGAAKFSDARAKEIEGEAKVLRAHYYFFLVRVFKVVPYVTETTVSGTIIPNDKDIYPNIIADLQTAVANLGTTKPKGQKARMDKFAAQAYLGKVFLYQKRYAEAYAQFNAIIAAKPSLINLPYSDNFDITKEDGPESIVSVQNSVGTDGTGGDNGNVGDMLNFPSGSAPINCCGFFQPTIDLANAFKVDAAGLPLLDGSYRTNPYISDLGLTTDQKKTYVLNTALALDPRIESTLGRRGTPYRDWGVMPGDAWIRDASNGGPFLPIKNTIEVSQLASGTAPGSPNVTGLNINLIRLADIYLMAAECAVETGDLGTALTLVNAVRQRAAKITPQLANGAPTAAYKVGLYPSFPSVDYARNAVHFERRLELALEGHRFFDLVRWGVAKTTLESYFNFEGKYFDYLKNISLKPRDEYWPLPQDQIDRSQGKLVQSPGY
- a CDS encoding gluconate 2-dehydrogenase subunit 3 family protein: MERRDAVRNIAFLMGGALSATTIGVFLDSCNTPSAKKGSGLFSADQDQLITEVADIIIPSTKTPGAKAAGVGPWISMMVRDCYPKEAQDVFVKGLEDLEARSKKQYNNSFLKISVKERGELLGKVRDETVAAQKADGEKAAAAEKAKGTGKALTNTVKAAKYGPQGPSYFFAIARDLTMLGYFTSEIGATQALEYIDVPGRYNGCVDLKPGQKVYSS